In Allorhizobium pseudoryzae, the genomic window GGAGAATTGGGCGGTTCGCGGGCGGAGGATTTCTACACCGAGGCGATGAAGATCTATTTCGAGCTGGGTCAGGATGACCTTGCACTGAGCCTGGGACGACCTCTCCTGGAACGCGCGAGACAGGATCCGGAGCTTGCCTTCATCATCACCTCGCTCTTTCTGAAGCGCGGCGAAAAGGACATGGTCCGCGTCTTTTTGCCGGCGTTGTCCACAAGTTCAAACTCCAAGCACAACAGCCTTGCCTTCCTGCTTCTGACAGGCACGCCGGAAAATCCGCGCGACCGCGAAACCGTCGCCAATCTCCTGGAGCGTCTGCCGCGCAGCATCGTGGTCATCATGGCGCATCTCGTCTTCCAGCGCGAAGTCAACAATTACTGGGAGATGGAGCGCCTGCAGCCGGAACTGAACCGGATGCTCTCCAAGAACCCGGCGCAGATGATGAAGGTGGAAGCCCCCTTCTACAATCTGCACTGGCTGGCGGACGAGGCGCTCAACAAGATTGCCAGCTACAAGCCGGATGCCTTTCCGGCGACAAACCCGATCGAGCGCCATTGGCGTCCGCATGCCTGGGGCAAGAAGCTCAGGATCGGCTACCTGTCCTCAGACCTCTGGCACGATCATGCCACCATGAAACTGGCAGGCAGCGTGCTCTCCCTGCACGACCGCGACAAGTTCGACGTCACGGTCTTCTGCTATACGGACCCGAAGCACTTGACGGCGGAGATCGATCAGGACCGCAGCAAATGGGGCACGATCGTCACCATCCGCGACTTGAATGACGCCGCAGCGGCGCAGGTCATCCGCGACCACAACATCGATATTCTGATCGACTTGAAGGGCCACACGCGCGGAGGCCGTCCAGGCATCCTTAACCATCAGGCCGCACCGGTGCAGGTGGCATGGCTGGGCTTCCCGGGGACCACGGTCAATATCGATCTCGATTACATCATCGGCGATCATCATGTGCTGCCGGATGCGTCGAAGCCGCATTACTGGGAAAAGTTCTGCCGAATGCCGGAAAGCTATCAGCCGAACGACCCGTTCAACCGTCCGCGTCGCGACCTCTTCACCCGAGCCGATGCCGGCCTGCCGGACGATGCCTTCGTCTTCGGTTCGTTTAACGCGACCCGCAAGATTTCGCTGGCCAACGTCAATCTCTGGGTGAAGATCCTGAAGGCGACGCCTGGCAGCGTTCTCTGGCTGATGTGCAAGGCGGACGAGGCGCGCGACAACCTGCTGCGTCGGTTCACCTCGGCCGGGATCGAGGCAAAACGTATCGTCTTTACCAAAGTGGTTTCCTACGAGGAGCATCTGGCCCGCCTGACGCTCGCCGATCTCGGCCTCGACACCTTCCCCTATAATGGTCACACGACCACATCCGAACAGCTGTGGGCGGGGCTGCCGGTGCTGACCCTGAAGGGCAGCCACTTTGCCTCACGCGTCTCGGAGAGCCTGCTGCACGCCGTGGGCGTGCCGGAACTGATTGCTGAGACGGAAGACGACTATGTCCGCATGGCTGTCGATTTCTTCAAGAACCGCCAGAGTCTGGAGCCGTTCAAGGCGAGACTGGAAGAAAACCGGCTGGTCAAGCCGCTGTTCGATGCCGAACGCTTCTGCAGACATCTGGAGACGGCTTACGAACTGATGGCCGAGCGCGCGCGCCAAAACCTGGAACCGGATCATATCGATGTACCCGCCCTGCCGCCGCGCACCGAGCCCTTTCTTGTCGAGAAGGAATAAGCGACCGTCGATCGGACAGAGCCGGTAGATCGCCGGCAGGAGAGCAATGCAGATGACGGCCACCCCCGGTGATATGCTCCACCCCTACAGCACGCTGCCGGACCGCGCCGTCTGGCGCAAGGCCGTGGCGGAAACCCATCCGCTCCAGCTGACGGGCCTCTATCGCAAGAAGTTCGACATTCCGGCTGACGCGCGCATCAGCACGGCCGGCAGCTGCTTTGCACAGCATATTGCCAAAACGCTGAAGCGCAGCGGTTTTAATTTCCGGGATTTCGAACCTGCGCCTTCGCTGTTTCCCCCGGCACTGGCGCAAAGCTACAATTACGGAGTCTATTCGGCGCGGTTCTGCAATATCTACACCGCCCGGCAGTTGCACCAGACCTTCGAACGCGCCATGGGCGGTTTTGCGCCGGAAGAGAAGCCGTGGGTCCGCGGGGATGGCTTCGCCGACCCCTTCCGGCCGCTGCTCGAGCCGGATCCCTTCGAGAGCGTTGCAGAACTGGAGCGTTCGCGACAGACGCATCTGTCGGCGGTGCGCGAGATGTTTCACCAAACGGATGTCTTCATCTTTACCTTGGGCCTGACCGAAGCCTGGCAGTCGCGGCACGATGGCGCGGTCTTTCCGCTCTGTCCCGGCACGGTCGCGGGCCAGTTTCGCGACGAAGACCATGTGTTCAAGAACTTCAACTATTTCGAGATCTTCGAGGATCTTGTCGCGGTGATGGGCAAGATGCGCCAGCTCAATCCCCAGATGCGCTTCATTCTCACGGTCTCGCCGGTGCCGCTCACCGCGACACGCACGGATCATCACGTGCTGGCTGCAACGCTCTACTCGAAGTCCGTGCTGCGGGCCGTTGCTGGTCACCTCGCCTCGGAGCTGGATTTCGTCGATTACTTCCCATCCTACGAAATCATCGCCGCGCCCTCCATGCGCGGCCTCTTCTATGATCACAACCAGCGCAGCGTGAACGCTGCCGGCGTCGATTACGTGATGTCCCACTTCCTGAAGGAGCATCGCGCGCCCCCCTCTGAGGGACAATCCTCCCCCTCCATGATCAAGCAGCAGCTGCTGGGTGATCTGGAGGTCCAGTGCGAGGAGATGATGCAGGCGCAGGAACTCGGCTATGCTTGAGATCATCGGAGACTCGCACATCCAGGCGCTGCGCGATGGCGCCCTGAAAGCGGGCCAGGACAGCATTCGCAGCCGGCATGGCCAGATCCGCATCGCGCAGCTCGGCCACGGCTACAATTTCCTGGAGCCGTTCTTCCGATTTGACGGACGTGCTGTCGCCTTCACGCAGGATGGCGCACGCACCACGTTCGCGAAGCTCAATCACGACCATTCTCCAGTCATCGAACTGCAGGATGTCCGGCGCTTTGTCTTCGTCTTTGGTTTCTATCCGAGCTTCGGCTTCAACGCCGAGCATTGGACGACGCACACGGCCGCCCTCTGGAGCCCTGACCGGCAGCTGGTGACCCGCCGCGCCTTCGCCGCCATCATCGAGGAGACCATGAAGGAGCCTCTGGCCTTCTTCCGGCAACTCACTTCCATGAAGGTCCGCTTTTCCGTTGCCTCTTGTTGTCCGGCGCCGGCGAGCTATCACCGCCTGGCCGGCAAGTCGAATTTTGCCGAAGGGGAAGTCGCGTTGATCTACAATCGGTTCCGCGACCATGTCTGTGCGCGTCTGGATGATCTCGGCGTTCCCTATCACCTGCCGCCGGCAGAAGTTTACGACGCATCCGGCGCCATGCTGGATCATTTTGCCAAAATGCCCGGCGACTACCATGCAAACGCCGCCTACGGGACGCTGATGCTCTCGAAGATACTGCAGGAAACGGACGCTCTGGCATGACAATGCCGGCCGCGAATGCAGCGACTGCTGTTTTCTCCCGATGGCCTTCATTGTCCCGCCAGCTTGAGGAAAGCCTGATCCGCTAGCGTGGTGATGCTTATGAAGCGTGTGCTGGCGTCGGCTGCACCGCACCTGTCGACCTAGAGATGCACGAGGACGTGGAATGTCTGAGATCAACCCCACCAGTCAACCGATCTCAGGTTCGGATCTGTCGGAGCAGATTGCGGCCCTGCGTCAGGATATTGGCGGGTTGAACGAGAAGATCGAGGTGCAGGGCGCCATCCAGATCGAGATCGCCAAGCTGCTGCAATCCTTCCACACGCAACACCTGGCACTGCCCGGCCAGATCGCCGGGATCATCCAGTCGGCACTTGAGGCGAGTGCGCAGGACAAGGTGACGCTGAGCAACGAAGCGCTCTCAAAGCTTGACTACCGGTTCAACCAGATCGCCGCGAACTTCCATACCCTGAAGCAGGTCAGCAACCTGACTCTGCGAGAGCTGCGTCCGCCCATCGACAGGATCCGCTGCGTGTTCATCGTGCAGTCCATTCCAATGTGGGATGCCCTGGCGGATGTCTATTGGTCGATGGTGGACGACGCCCGCTTCCACCCGATCGTCGTGTCCATCAACAACAGCCAGCTGGGCCGCGCCGAATTCACCGGTGAAGAAGAGGTGCACAAAGGCCTGACGGAGCAGAACATCCCGCATCTGCGCATGAACGTTTCGTCGCTCGAGGCGCTGGATATTCTGCGCAGCCTGAACCCGGACGTCGTCTTCCGCCAACAGCAATGGGACAGCCCCGTGCCGCCAGGCCTGCGCACGCCCGAAATCACCTTCGCGCGCATCTGCGTTGTCCCCTACGGCATGGGTCTGCTGGCCAAACCGAATTCGACCGATACGTCGGACGAGGCCTACGACAACAATTACGACCAGGCCTATCACCGGATGGCCTGGCGGGTGTTCTGCGAGACCGAGATCACGCGCACCTATTACCGCTCCTTCGCCCATTCGGACCCGGACAAGTTCGTGCTGAGCGGCTACTCGAAGCTGGACAAGCTTCTGGAAGCCAAGGGCAAGGGCGTCTGGCCGATCCCCGAGCCGAACGGGCGCAGTTTCCGCATCATCTGGGCGCCCCATCATTCGCTGGCCATTCATGGCGAGGGTTTCGGGGTCTTCCACAAGATCTACCGGCAGATGCTGGAATGGGCGCAGCAGGCCACGGACATCCAGTTCGTCTACAAGCCGCATCCGGCGCTCTCCTATTCGGCGCCTCGATCGGGTGCGATCAACGATCCGGATTATCCAAGCTTCCTGCAGACCTGGGAGGCGCTGCCGAACTGCGCGATCTGCGAAGGCAGCTATGGCGAGCTCTTCGACGCCTCCGACATGATGCTGACGGACGGCGTGTCGTTCCTGACCGAATACCACCTGTTTGCCAAACCGATCGTCTTCATCGATTCCGGCGTCCATGCGCGCTTCAACCACCTCGGGCGGCTGGCCGAAGCCGCGGCTCATCGGGTAGACAGTTTTGAGGAGATGCGCACGGCCGCACTGTCCTACAAGGACGGCAAGGCGTGGCCGCTGGAAAAGGAGCGTCAGGATCTGCTCGAGGTTCTGAGGCCACGGCAGGAGCCAGCCTCTCGTATCATCCTGGATTCCATTGCTGACGGCATCCATTCATCGAGGTCCTGAGACATGTATCGCGCCGATTCGCCTGCTTTGGAACATACCTTCACCACGTCACCGGCCGGCGTGCCGGGCCAGAAGCAGAAAACGGCCTTCGCCTTCGATCTGGACGGAACGATCACCAAGGCCGAGCTTCTGCCGATGATCGCTTCCGAACTCGGGCTGGAGCCGGAAATGCGGCTGCTGACCGAGCTCACCATGGCCGGCATGATCCCCTTCGAGGATTCCTTCCGCCTGCGTTTCGCCATCCTGCGAACGGCTGGGCTGGACCGCATCCGGTCCGTAGTTTCCGAGGTCGAGTTCGATCCCGACATCGAAGCGTTCATCCGGGAAAATCGGGAGCGTTCGTTCGTTGTCACCGGCAATCTCGATCTGTGGGTTCAGCCGCTGCAGGAGCGCCTGGGTTGCCGCTTCTTTACCTCGACGGCCATGACCGATGCCCATGGGCACGTGACAGGCCTCGACACGGTGATGCGCAAGAACATTGCCGCCCTGGAGCTCAAGGAGCATTTCGAACGGCTGGTGGCCATTGGCGACGGGTTCAACGATGTTCCGATGTTCGACGTCGCCGATATCGGCATCGCCTTCTATGGCATCCACAGCGCGCCGGACGCTCTTGTCTCGGTCTCCAATTACGTGGCCCTCGACGGAAAATCGCTATGCCGACTGTTAAACACGCTGTAATCGCCGCGGCAGGCCTGGGGTCACGCCTCGGGCAGGGAAAGCCCAAATGCCTCGTCGAAGTCGAAGGCGTCAAAATCCTGAAGCACCTTCTGGCCCAGTTGAGCGAGGTCGAGGACGTGCGGGTGATCGTCGGCTTCGAAGAGAAGGCGGTGATTTCCGAGCTGAAGCAGCTCGGCCGCGACGTGATCGTCGTGCGCAACCCGAACTTCCGCTCCACCACCACGCTGCACAGCTACACGCTGGGCTGCCAGCACATGAGCGGCGACTGCCTGTTCATGGATGGCGACCTTCTGCTGGAGCCTGCAAGCTTTGCGCGCTTCCTCGCGGCCTGCGAGCCTGGCGCGCCGAAACTTGCCATCACCCAGACCAAGACGAAGGACGCCGTCTTCGCCATCACGGAAGGCGACCAGATCGTCGGTTTCCGCCGGGAAGAGCCGACAGAGTACGAGTGGTCCAACATCGCCTGGCTGCCTGTCACCACATTCGACACCATCGGAAACACGCCGGTCTACGAACATCTGAAGGCGTACCTTCCGATCATCGGTCACGAGATCGTCTCCTATGAGATCGATACGGCCGAAGACATGCGGCTGGCGTTGAGCCATACGGATCTCTTCGACTTGAAAGCCCTCGCCTCCTGACCGCCCCATGGATCGCGGCCTCCCGCAGGCACGCCGTCCGCCCCACCAACGTTTCTGCCATGCGCAACGGCAGGCCGACAACGCAGGATCCGCCATGAGCAGATTGTACGACGCGAAGGTCGATATCGACCCGTCCAAGGTTCAGAAGTTCTTTGACGACCGCGCCCGCCGCGAAGCCAACTCCATCAATGCCGTGATGTTGCAGCCCGAGGGATCGGTGATCGCCATCGAGCGGGACAGGCATGAGCGCGAGATGCTGCTGCCGCGGCTGGACAGGCCCTCGAAAATCCTGGATCTCGGTTGCGGGGCCGGCCGATTGGCGCTTCACTACGGCGATGGTGGCCACACCTACATGGGCATCGACTTCTCGGGCGAATTGATCGCCAAAGGCAGGGAGTTGAATGCTGGCCAGCACGA contains:
- a CDS encoding HAD-IB family phosphatase; its protein translation is MYRADSPALEHTFTTSPAGVPGQKQKTAFAFDLDGTITKAELLPMIASELGLEPEMRLLTELTMAGMIPFEDSFRLRFAILRTAGLDRIRSVVSEVEFDPDIEAFIRENRERSFVVTGNLDLWVQPLQERLGCRFFTSTAMTDAHGHVTGLDTVMRKNIAALELKEHFERLVAIGDGFNDVPMFDVADIGIAFYGIHSAPDALVSVSNYVALDGKSLCRLLNTL
- a CDS encoding NTP transferase domain-containing protein — encoded protein: MPTVKHAVIAAAGLGSRLGQGKPKCLVEVEGVKILKHLLAQLSEVEDVRVIVGFEEKAVISELKQLGRDVIVVRNPNFRSTTTLHSYTLGCQHMSGDCLFMDGDLLLEPASFARFLAACEPGAPKLAITQTKTKDAVFAITEGDQIVGFRREEPTEYEWSNIAWLPVTTFDTIGNTPVYEHLKAYLPIIGHEIVSYEIDTAEDMRLALSHTDLFDLKALAS
- a CDS encoding CDP-glycerol glycerophosphotransferase family protein is translated as MSEINPTSQPISGSDLSEQIAALRQDIGGLNEKIEVQGAIQIEIAKLLQSFHTQHLALPGQIAGIIQSALEASAQDKVTLSNEALSKLDYRFNQIAANFHTLKQVSNLTLRELRPPIDRIRCVFIVQSIPMWDALADVYWSMVDDARFHPIVVSINNSQLGRAEFTGEEEVHKGLTEQNIPHLRMNVSSLEALDILRSLNPDVVFRQQQWDSPVPPGLRTPEITFARICVVPYGMGLLAKPNSTDTSDEAYDNNYDQAYHRMAWRVFCETEITRTYYRSFAHSDPDKFVLSGYSKLDKLLEAKGKGVWPIPEPNGRSFRIIWAPHHSLAIHGEGFGVFHKIYRQMLEWAQQATDIQFVYKPHPALSYSAPRSGAINDPDYPSFLQTWEALPNCAICEGSYGELFDASDMMLTDGVSFLTEYHLFAKPIVFIDSGVHARFNHLGRLAEAAAHRVDSFEEMRTAALSYKDGKAWPLEKERQDLLEVLRPRQEPASRIILDSIADGIHSSRS
- a CDS encoding O-linked N-acetylglucosamine transferase, SPINDLY family protein produces the protein MTSQSLFSSASKSFHKGQYTEALASLNALLDHSRDVKTYALLAKTLVALGFKEDAAKIYVLAGELGGSRAEDFYTEAMKIYFELGQDDLALSLGRPLLERARQDPELAFIITSLFLKRGEKDMVRVFLPALSTSSNSKHNSLAFLLLTGTPENPRDRETVANLLERLPRSIVVIMAHLVFQREVNNYWEMERLQPELNRMLSKNPAQMMKVEAPFYNLHWLADEALNKIASYKPDAFPATNPIERHWRPHAWGKKLRIGYLSSDLWHDHATMKLAGSVLSLHDRDKFDVTVFCYTDPKHLTAEIDQDRSKWGTIVTIRDLNDAAAAQVIRDHNIDILIDLKGHTRGGRPGILNHQAAPVQVAWLGFPGTTVNIDLDYIIGDHHVLPDASKPHYWEKFCRMPESYQPNDPFNRPRRDLFTRADAGLPDDAFVFGSFNATRKISLANVNLWVKILKATPGSVLWLMCKADEARDNLLRRFTSAGIEAKRIVFTKVVSYEEHLARLTLADLGLDTFPYNGHTTTSEQLWAGLPVLTLKGSHFASRVSESLLHAVGVPELIAETEDDYVRMAVDFFKNRQSLEPFKARLEENRLVKPLFDAERFCRHLETAYELMAERARQNLEPDHIDVPALPPRTEPFLVEKE
- a CDS encoding GSCFA domain-containing protein → MTATPGDMLHPYSTLPDRAVWRKAVAETHPLQLTGLYRKKFDIPADARISTAGSCFAQHIAKTLKRSGFNFRDFEPAPSLFPPALAQSYNYGVYSARFCNIYTARQLHQTFERAMGGFAPEEKPWVRGDGFADPFRPLLEPDPFESVAELERSRQTHLSAVREMFHQTDVFIFTLGLTEAWQSRHDGAVFPLCPGTVAGQFRDEDHVFKNFNYFEIFEDLVAVMGKMRQLNPQMRFILTVSPVPLTATRTDHHVLAATLYSKSVLRAVAGHLASELDFVDYFPSYEIIAAPSMRGLFYDHNQRSVNAAGVDYVMSHFLKEHRAPPSEGQSSPSMIKQQLLGDLEVQCEEMMQAQELGYA